One window of the Solanum stenotomum isolate F172 chromosome 11, ASM1918654v1, whole genome shotgun sequence genome contains the following:
- the LOC125845759 gene encoding uncharacterized protein LOC125845759, translated as MDVTGKTKDNVKARLDLPEHCRRPELHLQESANNKLLKPKASYSFTMEHNRKICEWVESLKMPDGYASNLGKRVDIECGILHGMKSHDCHVFMEQLLPIAFCGLPENIWKPMTEINLFFKDLCSSTLRVENLVQMAKNIVVISNKLEKILPPGFFDVMEHLPIHLVHEALLGGPVQYRWMYPFERSIGKSKRGIKNKPRVEGSMVQVYLAKERSHFCSYYFDDYVSCLRNRPNRHDDTRNDPSVQSLSIFNQSGKGSKKRTLRKLTEKEKKSVELHVLLNCPEVQPF; from the exons ATGGATGTGACTGGCAAGACAAAAGATAATGTTAAGGCGAGACTTGACTTACCAGAACATTGTAGACGACCGGAGTTGCATTTACAGGAGTCTGCCAACAACAAGTTACTTAAGCCTAAGGCTAGTTATTCATTCACAATGGAACATAACAGAAAAATTTGTGAGTGGGTGGAAAGCTTGAAAATGCCAGATGGATATGCCTCAAATTTGGGAAAGAGGGTTGACATTGAGTGTGGAATATTACATgggatgaaaagtcatgactGTCATGTTTTCATGGAACAATTACTTCCTATTGCTTTTTGTGGATTGCCTGAAAACATATGGAAACCGATGACAGAGATCAATTTGTTCTTCAAAGACTTATGTTCCAGCACATTGAGAGTAGAGAATCTGGTTCAGATGGCCAAAAACATCGTTGTTATTAGTAATAAGTTGGAGAAGATTCTTCCACCTGGGTTCTTTGATGTGATGGAACATCTTCCCATTCACCTTGTTCATGAAGCCCTACTGGGAGGTCCAGTCCAATATAGGTGGATGTATCCTTTTGAGCG GAGCATTGGCAAGTCTAAAAGGGGTATTAAGAATAAACCTAGGGTGGAGGGCTCTATGGTTCAAGTATATCTAGCTAAAGAAAGATCCCACTTTTGTTCTTACTACTTTGATGATTATGTGTCGTGTTTGAGAAACAGACCTAATCGACATGATGATACTAGGAATGATCCTTCAGTACAATCATTATCAATCTTCAACCaatcgggtaagggttcaaaaaAGCGTACACTGCGCAAACTTAccgaaaaggagaaaaaatccGTAGAGCTTCACGTCTTGTTGAATTGTCCAGAAGTCCAACCCTTCtaa